From a single Paenibacillus sp. FSL R5-0345 genomic region:
- the thrS gene encoding threonine--tRNA ligase, producing the protein MVSIKLPDGSVREYAEGSNIDDVAASISSGLRKNAVAGKLNGIVVDLSTPLEEGALIEIVTLDSPEGLEVMRHSTAHLMAQAVRRLYGTKEVKLGVGPVIEDGFYYDMDLEHPLNPEDLLKIEKEMDRIISENLPIVRKEVSRKEALQMFGELGDPYKLELIEALPEDSVISIYEQGEFFDLCRGPHVPSTSKIKVFKLMNVAGAYWRGDSKNKMLQRVYGTAWIKKAQLDEHLRLLEEAKKRDHRKLGKELEIFTFNQLVGQGLPIWLPKGAKLRSILERYIVDLEASLGYQHVYTPVLGNVELYKTSGHWEHYQEDMFPKMTIDNEEFVLRPMNCPHHMMIYKSSMHSYRDLPIRIAELGIQHRYEMSGALTGLHRVRSMTLNDSHIFCRLDQIKGEFIRVIELIKQVYSDFGINDYRFRLSYRDPKDTEKYYANDEMWETAQRMLREVVEEAGLPFYEAEGEAAFYGPKLDVQIKTVLGKEETLSTVQIDFLLPERFELEYIGDDGQKHRPVVLHRGILGTMERFVAFLLENFAGSLPLWLSPQQVKVIPVSTAFDDYAKEVTDKLRRRGISAEADLRNEKLGYKIREAQLEKLPYMFVVGENEMNAETVSIRKRGEGDIGAKPLQEVIELLAQEIADRVIS; encoded by the coding sequence ATGGTAAGTATTAAACTTCCGGACGGCTCTGTTCGGGAATACGCAGAAGGTAGTAATATTGATGATGTAGCGGCTTCTATTAGTAGTGGACTTCGCAAGAACGCGGTGGCAGGGAAATTGAATGGTATTGTCGTGGATCTGTCCACTCCGCTTGAGGAAGGCGCATTGATTGAAATCGTAACTTTGGATTCACCTGAAGGATTGGAAGTTATGCGTCACAGTACTGCCCACTTGATGGCGCAAGCTGTAAGACGTTTGTACGGAACAAAGGAAGTTAAGCTAGGTGTAGGCCCGGTTATCGAAGATGGCTTCTACTACGATATGGATTTGGAACATCCACTTAATCCTGAGGATCTACTAAAGATTGAAAAGGAAATGGATCGTATTATCTCTGAAAATCTGCCAATCGTACGTAAGGAAGTTAGTCGCAAGGAAGCGCTCCAAATGTTCGGGGAGCTAGGTGATCCTTATAAGCTTGAACTGATCGAAGCGTTGCCTGAAGATAGTGTGATTTCGATCTATGAACAAGGTGAATTCTTCGACTTGTGTCGTGGACCACACGTTCCGTCTACTTCCAAAATCAAAGTCTTTAAATTGATGAATGTAGCTGGTGCTTACTGGCGCGGCGATAGCAAGAATAAAATGCTTCAACGCGTATACGGTACAGCTTGGATTAAAAAAGCACAGCTCGATGAGCATCTTCGTCTGCTTGAAGAAGCGAAGAAACGCGATCACCGTAAATTGGGTAAAGAGCTTGAAATCTTCACATTTAATCAATTGGTAGGCCAAGGCTTGCCGATCTGGCTGCCTAAGGGTGCTAAACTGCGCAGTATTCTAGAACGTTACATTGTGGATCTGGAAGCAAGTTTAGGATACCAGCATGTGTACACTCCGGTGCTCGGTAATGTTGAACTATATAAAACTTCCGGACACTGGGAGCACTATCAAGAGGACATGTTCCCTAAAATGACTATTGATAATGAAGAGTTTGTGCTTCGTCCAATGAACTGCCCGCATCACATGATGATTTATAAGAGCTCCATGCACAGCTACCGTGATTTGCCGATCCGTATTGCTGAGCTGGGTATCCAGCACCGTTATGAAATGTCTGGAGCATTGACTGGCTTGCACCGTGTGCGTTCAATGACTCTTAATGATTCCCATATTTTCTGCCGTCTGGATCAAATTAAAGGCGAGTTCATTCGTGTAATCGAGTTGATTAAACAGGTTTACAGTGACTTTGGTATTAATGACTACCGTTTCCGGTTGTCTTATCGTGATCCTAAGGATACTGAGAAATATTACGCAAATGACGAAATGTGGGAAACTGCACAGCGCATGCTGCGTGAGGTTGTAGAAGAAGCTGGTCTGCCGTTCTACGAAGCAGAAGGCGAAGCTGCCTTCTACGGTCCGAAGCTGGATGTACAGATCAAGACTGTACTAGGCAAAGAAGAAACTCTCTCCACTGTACAGATCGACTTCTTGCTGCCTGAACGCTTTGAATTGGAATACATCGGTGACGATGGTCAGAAACACCGCCCAGTCGTTCTACACCGCGGTATTTTAGGTACTATGGAGCGCTTTGTTGCTTTCTTGTTAGAGAACTTTGCCGGATCACTGCCGCTTTGGCTGTCTCCACAGCAGGTTAAAGTTATTCCTGTCTCCACTGCCTTCGACGATTATGCTAAGGAAGTTACGGACAAGCTGCGTCGCCGTGGTATCTCTGCTGAGGCAGATTTACGTAATGAGAAGCTTGGTTATAAGATCCGTGAAGCTCAGCTGGAGAAGCTGCCATACATGTTCGTAGTCGGCGAGAATGAAATGAATGCCGAGACAGTTTCCATCCGTAAGCGCGGGGAAGGCGATATTGGAGCTAAGCCACTTCAAGAAGTGATTGAGCTACTGGCTCAGGAAATTGCAGACCGTGTAATCTCCTAA
- a CDS encoding toxin-antitoxin system HicB family antitoxin has translation MAAKKSFPLRIDPDLHEALERWAGEEFRSVNGHIEYLLRESLKRAGRLPERKRREE, from the coding sequence ATGGCGGCCAAGAAAAGCTTTCCATTGCGGATCGATCCGGATCTGCATGAGGCGTTGGAACGTTGGGCGGGAGAGGAATTTCGCAGTGTAAACGGACATATCGAATACTTGCTGCGTGAGTCTTTGAAACGTGCAGGCCGCTTACCTGAAAGGAAACGACGAGAAGAGTAA
- a CDS encoding SPFH domain-containing protein — MKEKMLRPVSGFWVIALIAVCLAGGIYGAVQEYVAVPVILFVVAGVLCTSITVVQPNKSVVVTFFGQYVGTIATSGLFAVIPFSVRKTVSLRVRNFNSVKLKVNDVEGNPIEIAAVIVFKVINSAKALFDVDKYMAFVEIQSETALRHVASKYPYDNFNESGMSLRANADEIAKELASELQERLSLSGVEVIEARLTHLAYSTEIASTMLQRQQASAILSARQIIVEGAVGMVDMAIKQLKESGVVELDEERKAAMINNLMVAIVSERGASPVINTGSLY; from the coding sequence ATGAAGGAGAAAATGCTTCGTCCTGTCAGCGGATTTTGGGTTATCGCATTGATTGCAGTTTGTTTAGCTGGTGGAATTTATGGTGCTGTTCAGGAGTATGTTGCAGTGCCAGTTATTCTGTTCGTTGTAGCTGGGGTTCTATGTACCAGTATTACGGTTGTACAGCCCAATAAGTCGGTCGTTGTTACCTTTTTCGGGCAATATGTAGGGACTATTGCAACGAGTGGATTGTTCGCAGTCATTCCGTTCAGCGTACGTAAGACGGTTTCCCTGCGCGTTCGTAACTTTAACAGTGTGAAGCTTAAGGTCAATGATGTTGAAGGTAATCCGATTGAAATTGCTGCAGTTATTGTCTTCAAGGTGATTAACTCTGCTAAAGCTCTTTTTGATGTAGATAAATACATGGCTTTCGTAGAGATTCAGAGCGAGACAGCACTGCGTCATGTAGCCAGCAAATACCCTTATGATAACTTCAATGAATCCGGCATGTCCTTGCGTGCCAATGCAGACGAAATTGCTAAAGAATTAGCGTCTGAGCTGCAAGAGCGCTTGTCTTTATCTGGTGTAGAAGTCATTGAAGCCCGGCTTACACACTTGGCTTATTCAACAGAAATTGCGAGCACAATGTTGCAGCGGCAACAAGCTTCTGCCATTCTGTCAGCTCGTCAAATTATCGTAGAAGGTGCAGTTGGCATGGTTGATATGGCGATTAAACAGCTTAAAGAGAGCGGTGTAGTCGAGCTTGACGAAGAACGTAAAGCAGCGATGATTAATAATCTGATGGTGGCGATCGTGTCGGAGCGCGGAGCGAGTCCGGTCATTAACACCGGCTCGTTGTATTAA
- a CDS encoding 3D domain-containing protein has translation MQHTQTNSGSLRTKEQQVVLTTGRATILFNESHASSPVLPATTINKPVSTKPPQSTVAPTTKAPATKAPTAKGNGGTGASKSPNSIPVAAPAPDQIITSMKVMATGYTAGYESTGKTSKHPEYGITYSGVKVRRDKNTVSTIAADPKVIPLGSILYIPGYGYGIVADTGSAIKGRKIDLYFATTKQVYKEWGKKSVVVQLIKRGNGTCTEVMLKKLTQAIETYNAVPQSLLEESI, from the coding sequence GTGCAACATACCCAAACTAACTCTGGTTCACTGAGAACCAAAGAACAACAAGTCGTTCTAACGACAGGCCGTGCCACGATATTGTTTAATGAGTCACATGCAAGCTCACCTGTATTACCTGCGACAACAATAAATAAACCAGTATCTACAAAGCCACCACAAAGCACTGTTGCTCCAACTACCAAGGCTCCAGCCACCAAAGCTCCGACTGCCAAAGGAAATGGAGGCACTGGCGCTTCGAAATCACCGAATTCTATTCCTGTAGCTGCACCAGCTCCTGACCAGATTATTACTTCAATGAAAGTGATGGCGACGGGTTATACTGCGGGTTATGAATCTACAGGTAAAACATCTAAACATCCCGAATACGGAATCACCTATTCAGGTGTGAAAGTACGTAGAGATAAGAATACAGTCTCGACTATTGCTGCTGACCCTAAGGTAATCCCGTTAGGGAGTATACTTTATATACCAGGTTATGGATACGGCATTGTTGCTGATACAGGATCTGCCATTAAAGGGCGGAAGATTGATTTGTATTTTGCTACTACGAAACAGGTGTATAAGGAATGGGGTAAAAAATCAGTTGTGGTTCAGCTCATTAAGCGTGGTAACGGAACATGTACGGAAGTCATGCTGAAGAAGCTTACCCAAGCGATTGAGACTTATAATGCTGTACCGCAATCTCTGCTGGAAGAATCCATCTAA
- the mqnC gene encoding cyclic dehypoxanthinyl futalosine synthase: protein MSAIDLILDKALRGERLQLEDTIRLFESNEIEKMGAAANTIMERWHPDPMATFVIGRNINYTNVCDVYCRFCAFYRRPGSDEGYVLPDETIYQKIAETIAVNGTEILMQGGTNPNLPFSYYTDILRGIKQRFPEITMHSFSPAEIMKMKEVSGLSLEEVVREIHAAGLDSLPGGGAEILDDRTRRKISRLKGSWREWMDVMQTAHKIGMNTTATMVIGLGESMEERALHLLRVREAQDECIANKYDSEGFLAFISWTFQPDNTNLKLDRQTPEEYLKTVAISRLVLDNIKNFQSSWVTMGPEVGKLSLQYGCNDFGSTMIEENVVSSAGATYKVNIESITQLIREAGKIPAQRNTRYDILRVFDDANAKIDNDFIMQN from the coding sequence ATGAGTGCGATAGATCTTATTTTGGACAAAGCCCTACGGGGTGAACGTCTCCAATTGGAAGATACCATCCGACTGTTCGAGAGCAACGAAATTGAGAAAATGGGTGCTGCTGCAAACACCATAATGGAACGCTGGCATCCGGACCCGATGGCCACGTTTGTAATTGGTCGTAATATTAACTATACGAATGTATGTGATGTTTACTGTCGCTTTTGCGCATTTTATCGTAGACCGGGCTCTGATGAGGGCTATGTACTGCCGGATGAGACGATTTACCAAAAAATCGCTGAGACCATCGCTGTAAATGGTACAGAAATACTAATGCAAGGTGGAACGAACCCTAATCTTCCTTTCAGCTATTATACAGATATCCTTCGCGGTATTAAGCAACGTTTCCCTGAGATTACAATGCATTCCTTCTCACCAGCAGAGATTATGAAGATGAAGGAAGTATCTGGATTATCGCTCGAGGAAGTAGTACGTGAAATTCATGCTGCTGGTCTGGATTCTTTACCAGGCGGGGGAGCAGAGATTCTCGATGACCGTACACGCCGCAAGATCAGTCGTCTTAAAGGCTCATGGCGCGAGTGGATGGACGTAATGCAGACAGCGCATAAGATCGGTATGAATACAACGGCTACAATGGTCATTGGACTTGGAGAGAGTATGGAAGAACGGGCACTGCACTTACTTCGTGTGCGTGAGGCTCAGGACGAGTGTATTGCTAATAAATATGATTCAGAGGGTTTCTTGGCCTTTATCTCTTGGACATTCCAACCGGACAATACCAACCTGAAGCTGGATAGACAAACGCCTGAGGAATATCTGAAGACGGTAGCGATTAGTCGCCTTGTTCTAGACAACATCAAGAACTTCCAGTCCTCTTGGGTAACTATGGGACCAGAGGTCGGCAAGCTTTCCCTTCAATACGGCTGCAATGATTTCGGCAGTACGATGATTGAAGAGAACGTAGTATCTTCTGCAGGTGCAACTTACAAGGTTAACATCGAGTCGATTACTCAATTGATCCGCGAAGCGGGCAAAATCCCGGCACAGCGGAATACTCGCTACGATATTCTGCGCGTGTTCGATGATGCTAATGCGAAGATTGATAATGATTTCATCATGCAGAACTAA
- a CDS encoding aminotransferase class I/II-fold pyridoxal phosphate-dependent enzyme — protein sequence MDDKLRIESRLAQIGSLEDPATGAINFPIYNATAFRHPKLGQSTGFDYSRTKSPTRSVLENAAAELESGDAGFACSSGMAAIQTILTLFAQGDHLIVSLDLYGGTYRLLERIMSKFGITASYVDTNDLDALEASRRPNTKAVFIETPTNPLMMITDIEAVCTWARHHGLLSIVDNTLLTPFFQRPIELGADIVVHSATKYLGGHNDVLAGLIVSKGVELSAEIAILHNSIGAVLGPTDSYQLMRGLKTLALRMERHESNALAIADYLLEHPAIAEVFHPGLPDHPGHEIQNRQSSGNTGIFSFKLKDARYVEPLLRHIRLIAFAESLGGVESLMTYPAVQTHADIPVEIRNAVGVDDRLLRFSVGIEHAEDLIADLGHALEAARAEIESK from the coding sequence ATGGATGACAAACTTAGGATTGAAAGTAGACTGGCTCAAATAGGTTCTCTAGAAGATCCAGCCACAGGAGCAATTAATTTTCCGATTTATAATGCAACGGCATTTCGTCATCCAAAACTCGGTCAGAGCACAGGGTTTGATTATAGCCGCACCAAGAGTCCGACCCGTTCGGTGCTTGAGAATGCAGCTGCGGAACTTGAATCTGGAGATGCAGGGTTTGCTTGTAGCTCAGGGATGGCAGCTATTCAAACGATTCTTACCTTGTTCGCTCAAGGCGACCATCTGATCGTTTCGCTGGATCTTTACGGCGGTACCTATCGTTTGTTGGAACGGATTATGTCCAAGTTCGGAATCACTGCTTCTTATGTAGACACGAATGATTTGGATGCACTGGAAGCTTCGCGTCGTCCCAACACGAAAGCTGTATTTATTGAAACGCCAACGAACCCACTGATGATGATCACGGATATTGAAGCCGTGTGTACTTGGGCACGTCACCATGGGCTGCTTAGCATTGTAGATAATACGCTGCTGACTCCGTTTTTCCAACGTCCTATAGAATTAGGTGCGGATATTGTAGTTCATAGCGCTACTAAGTATTTGGGTGGTCATAATGATGTGCTGGCAGGCTTAATTGTATCCAAGGGTGTAGAATTATCAGCTGAAATAGCAATTCTACATAACTCTATCGGTGCTGTTCTCGGACCAACAGACAGTTATCAGTTGATGAGAGGCTTGAAGACGTTGGCTCTGCGTATGGAGCGCCACGAGAGCAATGCACTAGCGATTGCCGACTACTTGTTAGAGCATCCAGCAATTGCGGAAGTGTTCCATCCAGGACTGCCAGATCATCCGGGGCATGAAATCCAGAATCGTCAATCTTCAGGAAATACCGGTATTTTTTCTTTCAAATTAAAAGATGCCAGATACGTAGAGCCTCTTCTTCGTCATATTCGTCTTATCGCATTCGCAGAGAGTCTGGGCGGCGTAGAGTCACTAATGACATATCCGGCTGTACAAACACATGCTGATATTCCTGTGGAGATTCGAAATGCTGTGGGTGTAGATGATCGTTTGCTGCGCTTCTCTGTCGGTATTGAGCATGCAGAGGATTTGATTGCTGATCTTGGCCACGCACTAGAGGCGGCACGGGCTGAAATTGAGTCGAAATAA
- the corA gene encoding magnesium/cobalt transporter CorA, whose translation MKIRLVNAGVFTPIDEIDETLTPPTEGFYWIDADVEDLELLQPLFNLHDLAVEDCLSEEDQRPKIEIYESHYFIVVNSIRFDDEEIFLRALNVFLGRHYIITVTKQKINELRILKPMLWEQEVSEPDMFLYLLIDLVVDNYFSVGDRIEARIEKLEEDILMHTKKSHLSEIIGLRSEILWLKKMLGPQKEVINTLNKKDLRLIDDQLQKYFSDIYENAVKISETFETYRDLMGNLREAYQSSIANRANEIMRVFTAITTIFMPLTVITGIYGMNFDHMPELHTKYGYYGVIGVMLTLGCGMLYVFRKKEWL comes from the coding sequence ATGAAAATCCGGCTGGTGAATGCAGGGGTTTTTACACCTATTGATGAAATTGATGAAACACTGACACCCCCAACGGAAGGGTTCTATTGGATTGACGCCGATGTAGAGGATTTAGAGCTGCTTCAGCCTTTGTTCAACCTACATGATCTTGCTGTTGAGGATTGCCTTAGCGAAGAGGATCAGCGTCCGAAGATCGAAATATACGAAAGCCACTACTTTATAGTTGTAAATAGCATCCGCTTTGATGATGAAGAAATTTTCCTACGGGCGCTCAATGTATTCCTTGGAAGACATTACATCATCACTGTAACGAAACAAAAGATCAATGAACTTCGAATCCTAAAGCCTATGCTCTGGGAGCAAGAGGTAAGCGAACCGGATATGTTCCTTTACTTACTTATTGACCTTGTCGTGGATAACTATTTTTCCGTCGGCGACCGGATTGAAGCTCGAATTGAGAAGCTTGAAGAGGATATCCTAATGCATACCAAGAAATCTCATCTAAGTGAGATTATCGGTCTGCGAAGTGAAATTCTATGGTTGAAGAAAATGCTGGGACCACAAAAAGAAGTAATCAATACCCTAAATAAAAAAGACCTCCGTCTGATTGATGATCAGTTGCAGAAATATTTTAGCGACATTTATGAAAATGCGGTTAAAATATCTGAAACCTTTGAGACGTATCGCGATCTCATGGGCAACTTACGAGAGGCCTACCAATCCAGTATCGCCAATCGCGCGAATGAAATTATGAGAGTGTTTACTGCGATCACAACAATATTCATGCCTCTGACCGTAATTACCGGAATCTACGGTATGAACTTTGATCATATGCCCGAGCTTCATACGAAATATGGCTATTATGGCGTTATAGGCGTTATGTTAACGTTAGGCTGTGGGATGCTGTATGTTTTCCGCAAGAAGGAATGGCTATGA
- a CDS encoding HRDC domain-containing protein translates to MQIVFMNRLSRISGVDQEMYAQLWIGEEEGIWSLGWRDFSGGENYIENLWYEGGSWNEMLCVYRHELAVKMGDGYRPLIDGIFHEEDSLTGRNQEQLKLQYYSEHHGNEVIYEELCAWRRGKASSERKAPYILASNRLLRLLSTFLPHTPEELLQIPGVGEGKVAQFGTDWLAITTVAAREHSFPLNWVQEVIEEESFVNWLYKQKEVKYKKQLERLRLRRILLQGIENGLGLEQLKVNSGVNRRELIEVVEELEREGYSVEKLIHVELGNMPQNEQEAVWNAYVELGDLFLKPVLNKVYGEGFSAADGLDIYYERLRLIRIRFRREQTHKVGMATSF, encoded by the coding sequence ATGCAAATTGTATTTATGAACCGTTTATCCAGAATATCTGGAGTGGATCAAGAGATGTACGCCCAGCTGTGGATTGGAGAGGAAGAGGGGATCTGGAGTTTGGGCTGGCGCGATTTTTCAGGGGGGGAGAATTACATCGAGAATTTATGGTATGAAGGTGGTTCTTGGAATGAAATGCTCTGTGTATACAGGCATGAGCTAGCGGTGAAGATGGGAGATGGCTATCGACCCTTAATCGATGGGATATTCCACGAGGAGGATAGTCTTACTGGACGGAATCAGGAGCAACTGAAGCTTCAATATTACAGCGAACATCATGGGAATGAGGTTATTTATGAGGAATTATGTGCTTGGCGCCGTGGAAAAGCTTCGAGTGAACGCAAGGCGCCCTATATTCTCGCCAGTAATCGTCTGTTGCGCTTGTTAAGCACGTTTCTACCGCATACGCCAGAGGAGCTGTTACAAATTCCAGGTGTAGGAGAAGGTAAGGTAGCACAGTTTGGGACCGATTGGCTGGCTATAACGACTGTGGCGGCAAGGGAGCATTCCTTTCCTCTAAATTGGGTTCAAGAAGTAATTGAAGAGGAGTCTTTTGTAAATTGGCTTTATAAACAGAAAGAGGTCAAATATAAGAAGCAGCTTGAACGACTGCGCTTACGGCGGATTTTACTGCAGGGGATCGAGAATGGATTGGGTTTGGAACAGCTTAAGGTGAATAGTGGAGTGAACCGGCGTGAACTGATTGAAGTGGTAGAGGAACTAGAAAGAGAAGGTTATTCCGTTGAGAAGCTGATCCATGTAGAGCTTGGAAATATGCCACAGAATGAGCAAGAAGCGGTATGGAATGCATATGTGGAGCTCGGGGATCTCTTTCTAAAACCGGTGTTAAATAAAGTTTATGGAGAGGGGTTTTCTGCTGCTGATGGATTGGATATTTATTATGAGCGCCTGCGATTGATCCGCATCCGTTTCCGTCGAGAGCAAACGCATAAAGTGGGCATGGCGACCAGCTTTTAA
- the liaF gene encoding cell wall-active antibiotics response protein LiaF gives MKRRFTSQIFGGLILIGIGAMFLLRQLGYTDFSLGYVISNYWPVILILMGMKRLLGTGDEHSKGGSSPIGGFFFLAIGVFFLGRNLDWFDISAGDFFKMFIPIMLIGGGLYVIFKPRGSVPPVPPAPPSPPDYFPPGKSSLDVEPPKPLDSTLDEQFEQKFGKPSGGRDWNINLQKDEEEDEDGGAFKSTAESRWQEKQERHERRRQERHERHARRHGEWHEEFHETESNNKESTNRSAFIGDVHMGREHFQLKNTNVSQFIGDTVLDLTNAQIAYGETKINISAFIGDIKVYIPNDMDLGISVNSSSFIGDMEVLDQSRSGFMSSVQCKTPYYKEAGKKVRINVSAFIGDIKVKTVG, from the coding sequence ATGAAAAGAAGGTTCACAAGTCAGATTTTTGGCGGCTTGATCCTGATAGGAATTGGAGCCATGTTTTTACTCAGACAATTGGGTTACACCGATTTCAGCTTAGGCTATGTGATCTCAAATTATTGGCCTGTTATCTTGATCCTAATGGGGATGAAACGGCTTCTGGGAACGGGAGACGAACATTCAAAAGGTGGATCTTCACCAATCGGCGGTTTTTTCTTTCTGGCGATCGGAGTGTTCTTCCTTGGACGGAATTTGGACTGGTTCGATATTTCAGCCGGGGATTTTTTCAAAATGTTCATTCCAATCATGCTGATTGGCGGCGGTCTTTATGTGATTTTTAAACCTAGAGGTTCAGTACCTCCAGTGCCGCCAGCTCCGCCGTCACCGCCAGATTACTTTCCTCCAGGAAAAAGCTCGCTGGATGTGGAGCCGCCAAAGCCGCTGGATTCCACGCTAGATGAGCAATTCGAGCAGAAATTTGGTAAACCTTCTGGTGGGCGAGACTGGAATATTAATCTTCAAAAAGATGAAGAAGAGGATGAGGATGGAGGAGCATTTAAATCCACCGCTGAATCACGTTGGCAAGAGAAGCAGGAGCGTCATGAGCGCAGACGTCAGGAGCGTCATGAGCGGCATGCTAGAAGACATGGGGAATGGCATGAGGAGTTCCATGAGACAGAGAGTAACAACAAGGAGTCAACCAATCGCTCTGCTTTTATCGGGGATGTTCATATGGGTCGCGAGCATTTTCAACTGAAGAACACGAATGTCTCACAGTTTATTGGTGATACTGTACTGGATCTGACGAACGCACAAATTGCTTATGGTGAGACAAAAATTAATATTTCCGCTTTTATTGGTGATATCAAGGTATATATTCCAAATGATATGGACCTTGGGATCTCAGTGAACAGCAGTTCTTTTATCGGCGATATGGAAGTTCTGGATCAGTCCCGCAGTGGATTCATGAGCAGTGTTCAATGCAAAACGCCTTATTATAAAGAAGCGGGCAAAAAAGTTCGTATTAACGTAAGTGCTTTTATAGGTGACATTAAAGTTAAAACGGTGGGTTAG
- the metA gene encoding homoserine O-acetyltransferase MetA, whose translation MPIKIPDSLPAKEVLSGENIFVMDESQAFHQDIRPLRIAILNLMPTKETTETQLLRLIGNSPLQVDVTLLHPRSHISKNTSAEHLKSFYKTFDEISHRRLDGLIVTGAPVEQMEFEEVSYWEELKEIFEWSKDNVTSTMHICWAAQAGLYHHFGVRKVALPEKCFGVFAHTINQNNIKLLRGFDEVFHVPHSRHTDVSREDIENNPDLQILAESEEAGMYLVATNDGKQIFVTGHSEYDPLSLKWEYDRDVTRGMEMALPKHYFPKDDPERTPPAVWRAHANLLFSNWLNYYVYQETPYDIDPIVY comes from the coding sequence ATGCCAATTAAAATTCCCGACAGTTTACCGGCGAAAGAAGTACTATCCGGAGAAAATATTTTTGTGATGGACGAAAGTCAGGCTTTCCATCAGGATATCCGTCCACTACGGATTGCTATTCTGAACCTCATGCCGACTAAAGAGACGACAGAGACTCAATTGCTGCGTTTAATTGGAAATTCGCCACTACAAGTTGATGTTACGCTATTGCATCCACGATCCCATATTTCCAAAAATACTTCTGCTGAACATTTGAAGAGCTTTTACAAAACCTTTGACGAGATCAGTCACCGCCGTTTGGATGGCCTAATCGTTACAGGTGCTCCTGTAGAGCAAATGGAGTTCGAGGAAGTATCGTATTGGGAAGAGCTGAAAGAGATTTTTGAATGGAGCAAGGATAATGTGACCTCAACCATGCATATTTGTTGGGCGGCACAGGCAGGCTTATATCATCATTTTGGTGTTCGTAAAGTGGCATTGCCTGAGAAATGCTTTGGCGTCTTCGCTCATACGATAAATCAAAATAACATTAAATTGTTGCGCGGCTTTGACGAGGTATTCCATGTACCACACTCCCGTCATACCGACGTCTCCCGTGAAGATATTGAGAATAATCCAGATCTGCAGATTCTGGCTGAATCCGAAGAAGCTGGTATGTATCTAGTGGCTACAAATGACGGTAAACAAATATTTGTGACCGGACATTCCGAATATGATCCTCTATCCTTGAAATGGGAATATGACCGTGATGTGACTAGAGGGATGGAGATGGCTTTGCCAAAACATTACTTCCCTAAAGATGATCCTGAACGTACACCTCCAGCAGTATGGCGTGCGCATGCCAATTTATTATTCTCTAACTGGCTCAATTACTATGTATATCAAGAAACGCCTTATGATATCGACCCGATTGTTTATTAA